TCATGAGTGGATCGCACATTAAATCTGACCTCTTGGTGTATATAATCAAATGTTAGGGGAAAGGAACTTCAACATACAACAGCaagtaaaatttaaaaacaCATGATAGACACACATCCCATGTTCATGTCTTTtggatacaaacacacacagtttaaacCCAGCAGTTTATTgagaacagacagaaggaaggagGTATGAAGACTTCTAGTTGAAGTCAGTGATTCGCCTGAATGAGCCGACCCTTGGACTCAGACCTCCCCAGTCGCTGTATCTTCGGTACTCGCCGGGTCTCAGGTAGTATGTTCTTCCCCTGTAGTTGGGCTGGTCGTACAACAGCCAGTGGCCATCGACCACATTGCATGAGTTAATGTCAGTCATGCGGAAGCGGTCCTGGACGTTCGGACAATCATCGCTCACCTCCTGCATTTGGCCGCCCATGTCTGGACGCTCGTACAGCCTCATTTTGTAGGCGCCGCGGTACTACAAGAAGATAAGAACATCATTTACATGAGTCAAATAGTATTTGTTTTAGCTCACTAAGGTACCAGATGGGTTGGGTTTGTCACATGATACAAGTGAATGAGTTCCacaaagtttagacaatcacagaaaagtatttgaaattcATTTTAGCATGCTTTTTGGTCATTGTCAACCCAACACTCACTGAATAGTCCTTATGTGGTAAAACCCCACCTATCTAATACTCTATGCAGGTTAAAGCAAACACCAAGAATGATCTGCATATGCTATTTCACTCAGTTCTGGATGATAATGGTCTTTGATTTGGGGGATTTCTATCCAACACCGATCATTTCTTTATTGCACATGTAGAGGGTTCAAGAAAGGTTCTTGGAACTAGTCTTATGGCAAGGTTCATTTTCTTGGGACATGTCATTGTTCATGtcatttgttttatcatttcatctttcatcctttttttcAATAACGGTCAGACATATTTTCCTGGATCAGTCAAAGACGACATAGCTGTTATTGCATTATTGTATTTGAGGGACCTAactgaaaacataaaacattgtttttcaCAATCTTGGTTCTTTAAGTATATTATGAAAGATGTCCATTGAAGAACTTTTTAGTTCAGGCTTCTTTTATATTCTGCATATACTAATGATATTTTATTGTCATAAGGGTTCCACTATTTCCTACTGTATACatagatatttttttatattttataaaaaaatatatatatatttatacacacatatgcattcccatatttatatatacttaCATAGATTTATATTTACTTAATAATACTGCACAGATTTCACATCTATTTGCTGCATTGTATTTCCTCTggacatatttcaaaatatatttttttattgttttattgtttttaatattcttattgtctctattgtttttattgcctaCTTTATTTTCTATTTGCATTCTTATATCATAGTTTACTTtttcctattacttttgctgctgctccaacgacccagtttccccacatgGATCAATatagtttcatctcatcttaacTCATGGTGGTGAAACCACAGCTGACTGAGGCTTACCATAGGAATCATACGGCAAGACCGGATGCAGTCGTTGATGCCGATCATGCGCTGGTTGTCTGAGTACTCCCCTCTCCGGAGGAAGTACTGGTGGCCCTGATAGTTGGGTCTCTCATACACCACGAAGCAGCCGCTCTCCACCCGGATGGAGTTGCAGCGGTTGAAGTAGGAGTGCAGGTCGGCACAGTCGCTCATGCACTCATGGTGCCGACCCTGGAAGTTCCTGTCCTCGTAGAAGATGATCTGCAAATGTTTTTCAAACCATCGTTTCTTAACTTTCAACTCCCACTACGTTAAAAGCTTATCATGGCTTTCGTTCtgcatgttttaattttgtatttttaatagTAATATGTAACAAGCTTACCTTTCCCATTGTTATATTAGTGGGGCCCAGATAGACACTCAATAGATgctctctgtgctgctgtccttttataaaaaaaagcagctgTGTGATTGCACAGCATAAAGTATTGTCATTCAAATCGGTTTTATCTACAGATAAGGACACAAATCTGGTTATGTATAGCTATGCTTCACAGTGTGATTAGTTATTGTTCTTGTCCAGTTTTCACATGTTCATCACTATTGATCAAAACACCACTGTACACTAGCGCCCGAGGGGTCACTGCTTACAGCATCAGCAAAACAACAGACGTTATTTGTGTCCTTTTCATTCACAAAAGATTTCTATAAAGCTATATGCCTTTATGCACGTTTATCCATATTTTCCACAATGTAATTAGTTAAGCGATGGATTCAATTCCTTGTTCTGGCTTGTTGAATTGCAGTTCAATGATATATCATTTTGGCCTCTAAAGAAGgcattttcttccttttgttcACCAAAACTTTGAATGCATCATGTTGCTTTTAATTCATGGTGTCattgctaataataataaaattatcaaaatgcattgacatatttgttttttgtttttatgttttttgaaaacagcagcatagctggcctgcgtgtgtggatattggttcaTATCTGTCTCAattaaatctccacatagcacacattagtttcaggattggtttttaaagtctgatatcgcttattgcaagtttaagagtgaaatccaaaagtgtctcctaaacagcagtaagTGAGTTCTTCACCACCTCTATCCCCACCAGACATTCatgctgcgttccagagatGTCGGAAAATTGGTCATTCTGACTTCCTACCATGGAATGGAGAGACCCTTCAAGTTGGAATTCCAAGGAGGAAACTCCAAACTCCAATGAGGAAAAGGTTTCAGAGATGAGGTTATCTGACGTTAACACAGACATTACTTTTGACATGTTTACACGTTTCAAAATATACTTCAGCTCGATTTTCATCATT
The window above is part of the Centroberyx gerrardi isolate f3 chromosome 21, fCenGer3.hap1.cur.20231027, whole genome shotgun sequence genome. Proteins encoded here:
- the LOC139925396 gene encoding gamma-crystallin M2-like; this encodes MGKIIFYEDRNFQGRHHECMSDCADLHSYFNRCNSIRVESGCFVVYERPNYQGHQYFLRRGEYSDNQRMIGINDCIRSCRMIPMYRGAYKMRLYERPDMGGQMQEVSDDCPNVQDRFRMTDINSCNVVDGHWLLYDQPNYRGRTYYLRPGEYRRYSDWGGLSPRVGSFRRITDFN